TCCGAGGTGGAAAGGGCCGAACGGCATCGGCCGCCGACAGTGGAGGAAAGCCAACCCTGCGAAACGGGACGTCATGAATTTGTTTCCGAGGAAACGCCTCTTGCCACCGATCCTCTCGAACAACTTCTGGTAATTGAGGAAGAACACTCCTGCACTGACGGGGAGGACGAGTTCGTCCTCCCCGGAGAGAAGGATGGACGAATATTTCCGGCCCCCTTGGACGTGCTGGGTCCCCGGGAGGAAGCTCTCCGGGAGATCACGGAGGAGCAGATTGCCTCTCAGGGAGAGCGTATCATCCGCACTCTCGGAGAGTTCGGTGTCGAAGCGGCGTTGGCGGAGACCGTGGTGGGGCCTACGGTGATCCAGTTCCGCCTTCAGCTTGCTCCGGGCATCAAGGTAAGCCGGGTGGCGGGACTCGCGAACGACCTTGCGGTCGGGCTCGCCGTACCGAGCCTCCGCGTGGAGGCTCCCATCCCGGGGAAACCCTATGTCGGGGTGGAGATTCCCAATCCGGAGAGAGTCACGGTTCTTCTTCGTTCGCTGCTGGAGGAAGAGCTTTTCCGGAACACCAGGGCGGATCTTCCGCTTCCCGTGGGTGTGAGCGTCGATGGTCGCCCCATGGTGATGTCCCTTGAGGACATGCCCCACCTTCTCGTGGCGGGAACCACCGGCTCGGGAAAGAGCGTTTTCATTTCGAGCTGCCTTATCGGGCTCACCTTTCTCCGACGCCCGGAGGAGCTGCGCCTCATTCTCGTCGACCCGAAACGGGTGGAGATGACGCTGTACGAGAGGATTCCCCATATCCTTACACCTCCTGTCGTGGATTCCAAAAAGGCCGTGCATGCCCTCGCTTGGGCGATCCGGGAGATGGAGCGCCGGTACGAAGTGTTTGCCCGGGCCAGAGTGCGGCATCTCAAAGCGTACAATGCCAAGACCCTTCCCAAGGACCGGCTTCCGCATGTGGTCATCGTGGTGGATGAGCTGGCGGATCTCATGATGACCGCACCGAAGGACGTGGAGGACTACATCTGCCGTCTGGCGCAGAAGGCGAGAGCCACGGGAATTCACCTCATTCTGGCCACGCAGCGTCCGTCGGTGAACGTCATCACGGGACTCATCAAGGCGAACATTCCCGCTCGGGTGGCCTTTACACTGCCGACCCAAGCGGACTCGAGGACGATTCTCGACGTCAGCGGAGCGGAACGACTTCTCGGAAAGGGAGACATGCTGCTTCTCACCTCCCGATTTCCCAAACCTCTGCGCTGCCAAGCCACATGGATCGAGGAGAAATATATCGCTCAGTACGTGGAATATCTGGTCGCTCTTTTCGGAGAGCCCGCCTACGTGGACATTACCGCTCAGGAAGACTCCGGTTTCGGAGATGGCACTCTTTCCGCGGACGATCCACTGTTGGAGGAAGCGGTCCGCATTGTTCTGGAAACAGGCATCGCCTCGGCGAGCCGTCTGCAGCGTCAGCTCCGTGTCGGGTTCACGCGTGCTTCCCGGTTGGTGGACACGATGGAGCAGATGGGTATCGTGGGTCCGCCGGACGGAGCGAGACCACGGGAAATTCTTGTGGACGAGGACCGGGCGGAGGAGCTTCTCGCCTCTCTCTCTCCGAAGGGGGAGCGGAACGGAGCACTGTACGGGGAAGGAATCTAGGCACCCATGGCAAGCGTGTTGCATTTTCCCCAGATGTCCGTGGGTTGCAAGGGACAAAGGGGCACGGTGTCGAAAGAGACGCTCCTCCTTGTGGCGGGGGGGCGGTTCCCCGAACCGGACTGGTTGTACCGTCTCGCCGGAGCATGCCGTGTGTGGAGTGTCGATCGCGGAGCCATGGCCTGCTTCGAGGCGGGTATCGTACCGGAAAGATACGTGGGAGATGCGGACAGTTGCAGTGAGGCGGTGCTGGAGGAATTACGGAAGCGCGACGTTCCTCTGTGCATGCATCCTTCGGAGAAAGAGTGGACGGACCTCCAGCTCGCCTTTCTCGAAGCGCGACAGCGTTTCGGAAGTGCCGTGCGTGTTCTTGTGACGGGAATTTGGGGAGGTCGGTTCGATCATGCCTGGAGTGCCTGGTTTTCCGTTTTGTGGGCCGAACGGCAGGGCGTGGATGTCGCGGCTTTTGCGGACGAGCGGGAAATCTGCGTGTTTCTGAAGGCGCCTGCGGAAGTGGACTTGCGCTTCCGCGTCCCTCCCGGGGCGGTATCCCTTCTTCCTCTGACTCCGGAGTGCTCGGAAGTGAGCATTTCCCGCGTTCGCTGGCCTTTGGCTGATGTCCGTCTCGAGAGCGCCGTTCCCTACGCGATCAGCAACCGTTCTCTGGACGGAAAAACCTGTGAAATCCGGGTCGGACGAGGTACGCTGGGTGTTCACGTCTCCTGGTTCAACACCGATCCGGAGGGGAAAACGAAAAAAGAGAAAAGCGGGCCGTGCTAAACGGCCCGCTTCACTCTACCGGAACGAAGACATTTGGTGCAGATACGCAATTTCTGCGACTCGCCGAATCCCACGTCAACCTTCACGCTCTGGAGATTGATGAGCCAACGCCGTCTCGTATGGCGATTCGAGTGACTGACGTTGTTGCCCGTGGTCGGTCCTCGCCCGCAACACTGACATACCTTTGCCATGGCAATCCCTCCTTGATCCTTACACCGAACAAACAGAGGGATTCTAGCACAGGAAGGCCTTCCGTGCAATGAGATCTTGAGCGTCGGGCAAAAACTTGTTGTCGAATTGCACCGGGTCGGTGATAATGGAGCTTTGAAAGGAGGGACGAACGATGTCCTTTACCGAAGATATGGAGCGGTTGCAGGACGTGACGGTTCGGCTTGAGAAGGAGCAGTTGCCGCTGGAGGAGGCGCTCGCGCTGTTCGAAGAGGGAGTGGCCGTTGTCCGTCGCTGCGAGCGCTTTCTCAGTGAAGCTCGCCAGAAGGTGACCCTTCTCGCTTCCGAGGAAGAACGGGGGGGAGAGGACCAGGGGATTCCCTGGGATCCACTTGAGGAGGAAAAAGACGCATGACATCCTTCGACACGGTGAGGAGTTTTCTTTCGGAAACAAGGGAATACGTGGATTCCGCGTTGGAGGAACTTTGTTCCACACCTCCGGAGAACGTTCCCGAACGCCTTTGGGAGGCCATGCGCTACTCTCTCCTGGCGGGAGGAAAACGGTTGCGTCCCGCCCTCTGTCTTGCCGCGGGAGAACTCTTCGGGGAGGCAAGGGAACGTCTTCTCCCCATGGCGCTGGCGTTCGAGATGGTACACACCGCGTCGCTCATTCATGACGACCTTCCCTGCATGGATGATGACACCCTTCGCCGCGGAAGGCCGACAAACCACGTCGTTTTCGGCGAAGGGCTCGCCCTTCTGGCGGGAGACGCACTTCT
Above is a genomic segment from Aminiphilus circumscriptus DSM 16581 containing:
- a CDS encoding FtsK/SpoIIIE family DNA translocase, whose protein sequence is MARTRNGKTNGEESALLPLASEGGGGGGVVRKRSAKRSGDILPPFLGMTFSLLALLSFLYLLAAVLTPWTGVWGRNCAAFLLSSLGGGSVFLLFFGVYIAGASLVERPVPKPFRQFAGTVVLYAAVAMLLGLQRLLGFRIFLRQFAPGVVGETLSKFLVTNLGPAGTVLVGLGLLLSSLILYGCFDPEKLGGLLLRLKVVFSLIALRKKGASPSLEGPLPSPEESSLPPEGHGVPEQGVAALPEESGTSSSAFLSRENGAGAEVPCIAPSGGFAAEHFEEPAGEGNELVLRRPGNAARAVSTPLQRVEEERSDSGSEVERAERHRPPTVEESQPCETGRHEFVSEETPLATDPLEQLLVIEEEHSCTDGEDEFVLPGEKDGRIFPAPLDVLGPREEALREITEEQIASQGERIIRTLGEFGVEAALAETVVGPTVIQFRLQLAPGIKVSRVAGLANDLAVGLAVPSLRVEAPIPGKPYVGVEIPNPERVTVLLRSLLEEELFRNTRADLPLPVGVSVDGRPMVMSLEDMPHLLVAGTTGSGKSVFISSCLIGLTFLRRPEELRLILVDPKRVEMTLYERIPHILTPPVVDSKKAVHALAWAIREMERRYEVFARARVRHLKAYNAKTLPKDRLPHVVIVVDELADLMMTAPKDVEDYICRLAQKARATGIHLILATQRPSVNVITGLIKANIPARVAFTLPTQADSRTILDVSGAERLLGKGDMLLLTSRFPKPLRCQATWIEEKYIAQYVEYLVALFGEPAYVDITAQEDSGFGDGTLSADDPLLEEAVRIVLETGIASASRLQRQLRVGFTRASRLVDTMEQMGIVGPPDGARPREILVDEDRAEELLASLSPKGERNGALYGEGI
- a CDS encoding thiamine diphosphokinase, giving the protein MASVLHFPQMSVGCKGQRGTVSKETLLLVAGGRFPEPDWLYRLAGACRVWSVDRGAMACFEAGIVPERYVGDADSCSEAVLEELRKRDVPLCMHPSEKEWTDLQLAFLEARQRFGSAVRVLVTGIWGGRFDHAWSAWFSVLWAERQGVDVAAFADEREICVFLKAPAEVDLRFRVPPGAVSLLPLTPECSEVSISRVRWPLADVRLESAVPYAISNRSLDGKTCEIRVGRGTLGVHVSWFNTDPEGKTKKEKSGPC
- the rpmB gene encoding 50S ribosomal protein L28; its protein translation is MAKVCQCCGRGPTTGNNVSHSNRHTRRRWLINLQSVKVDVGFGESQKLRICTKCLRSGRVKRAV
- the xseB gene encoding exodeoxyribonuclease VII small subunit — encoded protein: MSFTEDMERLQDVTVRLEKEQLPLEEALALFEEGVAVVRRCERFLSEARQKVTLLASEEERGGEDQGIPWDPLEEEKDA